In Cenarchaeum symbiont of Oopsacas minuta, the sequence TGTTGGATTCGTCTTTCTAGCCTTGGCTATACTCAAAAATCTAGATTTGTGCATTTTGATGGTTTGAGTGATTTTGATATCGTTAATTTGGATGGGATTGCAGGTAAATGTGTTGGAATTATTGATGAATTCTCGTATTCATGGACAGAGCCGCTTACAAGACAATCGTTTTAAGATGGACGATCCAATTTGTGTATCAAGTTTGAGCATCGATGTGTCATTTTAGCATGATCTAAAAGTTTTACGATAGATTTTACTTAGTTGCATAACTCGAGTTTTTAATCATATGTGCCCAAGAGATCAAGGAATTCAGATGATTGTCTAAATGACAAATCCAAGTCCAAAAGAAAGACCCAAAATGCAAACAAAAACACTAGGGCTGTTGGGAGAAAGTCCATGTTCGTTGGAGTTGACGTGCACAAGAAATTTTTCCAGATAGCAATGGTTGACAGCAAAGGTATTAAATGTGCGAGTTGAAAATCGACGCGAAGACATTAGAAAATTTTTCCAAACAAGCGTGCCAAAGATCGTGATGGAATCATCATCTATCTGGTATGAGTTATTTCGATATATGACCGATAGACTGGATCTTGATGTTGTTCTCTCAAATCCATACCAGACAAAAGCTATTGTGGCATCCATTAAAAAAATAGACAAGGTTGATGCACAAATCCTAGCAAACTTGTTGTGTAGAGGACATATCAACAAATGTTACGTGCCAAATAAAAAGACAGTTGAGTAAAGGCAATTGATCCGGTACAGACACAATCTTGTTCGGACAAGAGTGTCCATAACACATGGAATATTACTCCAAAAAGAAATAAAATTCCTGGACGTACATTTTCCTACAAATATATCGCAAGCCTCAAGGCCATATAGGATAAATGGCTTTCTTGCATCTATTTACCTTTACGATCAGAAAATAGCAGATGCCAACATGATGATCTACAAGAGTGTGCACACAAGCATAGATACTCAAGACAGTTCCTGGAATTTCTGATTTTACAGCTTTGACTATTGCGTCAGAGATTGAAAGATTTTCAGATCCTGAAAAACTCAAATCATATGCAGGACTTGCTCCATCAGTCTGCTGACATGGGTGCATTATGGTCACAAAGAATGTTACGATGGGTTTTAGTAGAATTAATCCGTTCTCACATGTTGCATGTACCAAAAAATGATATTTTACAAAAGACTTGCAAAAGAGAGATGTAGTTCCAAAGCCGCAATTGCAGCTGTAACAAAGATGTTAAAGGTCATTTACTGGTTGCTAAAAGATTGGAGAGATTTTGAACAAAATTACAGTTAGATGCACAACCACGAGTAAATGTATGGAGATAATGCTCCGATGTTTTAACTGTGGTAATCTCTAACAAGTGGACGAAGATGGTTGTGGGATAATGTCCCGAATAGATTCTCATTTTTAATGGGAAAACCATACATGGTGAACGCCATACAATAATACGCAAGAAAACACGGAATACTTGAAAATAATGCACATAGATACATTTACGCATAAAAATACAGAGTAATTAACCGCGTACAAAAAATGGATTTGAATGATTATACATACTATCTGTATGAGGTCAGCTACTCCGTATTTTTGTGCGTCAATGCAGAACTTTCTTGATAATTATAGGCAGGGACGTGACCTCGTACTACTATCTAATAGATATTCTAATATTTTCAAACTGGGATTTCTTCTATTGGTGCGCATATTGGAAATTTGAAAAAATGAGTTTCGCCAATTCCTGATGAAGTTGGAATAATATTATCCTTTGATAATGACTCCTGCTGCCATCTGTATGGCTTTGGATATATTATCTGTACTTCAGGATGCCTAGATGCAAATTCTGATATGGCAAAACAGTGAACTTTGGAACCTCCATTTGCAAGACATATGTCATATTCTTCACCATGGCGATTATAGACTCCTTCTAATCGTGCAAGCGATTCTCGTGGATTTAATGCAGGAATTTCCATGCATTCATAACTATCAATTATATTTTTACAATTATCTCTAGTTTTTTTATTCCAATCTCCTCTTTCGTCATCTGCAAATTCTATCATGGTAATGACTTTAGTAGGTTCCCATCGCTCTATCAAAGATTCAAGTCGGATATTTTCCCATCCTAAAAACAAAACTAATAGAATTTTTTTAGACTGATTTGGAATTCCAGGATTTGATGGCATTATGATTACATCCTCTAAACCTTGTGCATAATTTTCGGTATATTTTTCTGGCTCTGAATATATTAGATGGGTGTTGAGATATTTTCGTATACATACATTTAAAATTGAATAAAGAAAAGATCTTGTAAAAGATGTAACATCTATCAGAATACTTTGATGGTCACTTGTATTTTCATATAAAAAATTAGTAAATTCCGATATTTGTTCGGGTTTGAAACTAACAGATTTTGGCACGCTAGAATGTCTTGCAAGATTTTCTCTAATTTTTTCTGCATTTGCTCGATTACTTTCAAGTAATCTCGGATCATCTAGTTCCAATAATATCATAAAAGAGTGTTCAAATTTTGTATCATTTTTGATATTCTGTATGCCACCACATGTCCTATCTTCATATCCTGATGAACAAAGGTAAACATCATATTTATCTAACATTTGATCTTGAAATTCACTATCCATCTATATCTTCCTCGTTATCTCTTTGTGTATGGAATTAATTAATGTCTCGCCTTTGATGGGGATTAAAATTATATTCATTTTTTTAAAATTCTTCTTTTTTTCTTCTGATACGTATGAGTAGCTACTCTGTATTTTTGTGCGTAAATGCGGAACTTTCTTGATAATTATAAGCATGGACATGACCTCATACATTAATTAACGTCTGTGACATATACGTTCTTTTTCAAGTTTCTCAATGTTTGTCACACGTTATCACATGATCTAAATCTATTGATTATTTTAGATGGAATTATGTCGATTACGCATAAGCTCTAATGAAAATATGTCCAAAAACTCAGGATGAACATCATCTTAATCTGACCAGTTTTAACACATTACGTACCAAGTAGGTTTTAAAAATTAGAGTTTTAATTTAGATCATTTTATTCTTATTGTTGATCATAAACATGTTTCCCAAGTTGTGTGTTAAATTCTTGTATAAAGGAAGTTATATTTTGTTCTGGTATGCGACAACCGCATGCATCTTTATGTCCATTTCCAGATCCCTCAAACAACGGAGATATTTTTCTAGATAACATTCCTAGATGTGGCTGTGTTCCAGAACCCTTTATTGATAAACCACAACATTTATGATTTTTTTTATATGCAATACCAACATTTTTGTGTGATAGTCCATGAATAAAATGTGCCGCATCTTTGGGACGATATTCCCCTTTGATCTCGACATATGCCAAATTATCCAAAACCACTACATGTTCTTTTACATATTGCATCAATCCTACTATTTTTGGCATTTCGATTTCTATACTTTTAAAAAATCCTTGAATTTCACATGGAAATTTAGAATTTGACAGATCTTTCACTAGATCTTTCATAGCTTTATCATCTTTTAGTTTATTTGATATGTAATAAGTAAGCATAGTCGCGTTCGCAAATAAATATTGTCTGTCAAACATAGATACTAACTTAGAACTTTCTAGAGATTTATCTACATAGTCTGTTATTGCTGCACATGCGGATATAAATTGCATTTTGTATGTAAATTTTTCGTGAAATTCTTTGTATACTAAAACAGTTGCACATTCGTCGTCATTATGAATAATTTTAATACCAATAAGTTTTAGGCGTTTCTTTAACTCTGAATTTAAAGGGTGGTGGTCGATGTAGGTTATACTAATGTTTCTAACTAAAAGTTTCTCCATAATTTTAATAAAACGTTCTTCATTCTCTTCATCAATACCAAAATCACATATGTATAATGATTTTAACATTTCATAATTTGAAACTTTTTCTACCTCTTTGATGAATTCACTAGTTTGTACTAGAATAGTATCTCCTCCAAAAATGTGCTTTATTAACCCCGCAGCACACACTCCATCTGCATCTGCGATGTGAGAGATACAAAGGATGCTGGTATTTTCATTGGCAGTTACAACCATGTTTATTTGTTAAACACGTTTCTTTTTATTTTTTATGGTTATCTTGATTATGCTGGTGTGGATCCCATATGATGGTAACAGTTTTTGCATGAAACAGGTTATGATTAGAGGGTGCATTTAATCATTATCTGACTTATCTTTACAAATGATTCAACTTACATAATATTGAATGAAATTGTCAATCAATTGGTCAAAATGCAAGTAATCTTGGCAAGATAAACTATTAGAAATATTACCAAATCACGGCATTTTATTTATACGTGTAATTCTACACTTGAATAAATTATACGGATTTGTACTCGAGTATAGTTTTTATAAATCCAACACAATACAAAACATGGTCTGGATTTATACAAAAAAAGACATTTTTGGTAGAAAAAGACCTGTTAAAAAATACAAAAATGGTCATCCAAATGTAGACTATTTTGCAAANCCATAACGAAAAAGCGGGTAAAAAAACCGATAAAAACCCAAGTAAAAAAATCTAGTGTAAAGAGATCAAAGAAAAAACCAAAGAAATCTAAAGATGATCTACCATCGGATGGCGGGATTATAATAGTAGATGATGATATTGTATTCGATAAAAAACAAGATAATGAAATGCGTAAGGCGTATCTTGAAGAACATCGATCACAAGACGCAATGGAGTAAGTTGTTATAATTATATTTTTTTGATGTATGCTATACCAACGATCATAAATAATTTACAACATGCATCTTTTCACATAATATATTTCATGACTGACAGTTTGAATCTTACAGTTTTAAAATATTGAGACTGCCAATGCACGTTTGGCCTGACACCTGCATCCTTTAACTATTCAGAAATGGTAAACTTTTTAGGAAGAACAACAGCTTTATCTCTATATTCTGAGAGATATTTTTGGACGATCTTTGATCTTTTATGCTGTGCAACTCTCCACAATCATACAGATCTTGCCAAATCTCCAGTATGTTATTTTTAGGAATTTAAGAAATGATTTTGCAAAGCTTGTAAACATTTGTCTACCATCCATGATAAAGACGACTATTTTTTTATGTGAGTTTGTTACCTTTACGTAATAATCATTACCTTTTTCAATCCAATGTTTTTTCCTAGATAATGAATCATATTTTATGATACACTCAACTTGAGCCATGACCGTAAATCTGTGATTTTCAAGTGTGCGTATTCTATTCCTAGTGTTATACGATCAGTTACGACATACAGATACTAGTGCTGCATTGACGTAAACTCTGGAT encodes:
- a CDS encoding Transposase — its product is MTAKVLNVRVENRREDIRKFFQTSVPKIVMESSSIWYELFRYMTDRLDLDVVLSNPYQTKAIVASIKKIDKVDAQILANLLCRGHINKCYVPNKKTVE
- a CDS encoding phosphoesterase DHHA1, yielding MVVTANENTSILCISHIADADGVCAAGLIKHIFGGDTILVQTSEFIKEVEKVSNYEMLKSLYICDFGIDEENEERFIKIMEKLLVRNISITYIDHHPLNSELKKRLKLIGIKIIHNDDECATVLVYKEFHEKFTYKMQFISACAAITDYVDKSLESSKLVSMFDRQYLFANATMLTYYISNKLKDDKAMKDLVKDLSNSKFPCEIQGFFKSIEIEMPKIVGLMQYVKEHVVVLDNLAYVEIKGEYRPKDAAHFIHGLSHKNVGIAYKKNHKCCGLSIKGSGTQPHLGMLSRKISPLFEGSGNGHKDACGCRIPEQNITSFIQEFNTQLGKHVYDQQ